The Syntrophorhabdaceae bacterium nucleotide sequence TATCCACACCTTGTGAGGTACATCGGTGAGCTTTACGGCCGTGCAGACGGAAACGTCCTCGAGGTCGGCCCTTTCTGCGGCGCCATATTCGAATTGTATAGAAACGGGACAGGCAAATCCTTTTCACTGGGGACCTTCCCGCCGGGGACGGATCAATTCTTCCGCGATGAAGTAAGAAGACTTGATTGCGACGACAAGGTTGCAGTGATAGCGACTGACCCTGCCTTGTCGGGGATCGCAGACAACGCTTTTGACCTTGTTGTCTTCCGGGGTGCGTTATTTTTTCCGGAGATCTTCCGGACGGATTTTCGTGCGATCTACAGGGCGCTCAGAAAAGATGGACTGGCTGTGGTCGGCGGAGGGTTTGGAAGATTGACCCCACGGGCTGTCATAGAACAGATCGGTGAACGGTCAAAGGAACTCAACATCCTTCTCGGTAAGGCCGGAATGGATGAAGAGAGGTTGTTAACGGATATCAAATCCAGCGGTATTGACGGCAGTGTTGAGATTGTTTCAGAGGGAGGGTTGTGGGCATTGATCCGGAAGGCGTGAGAGAACCTGTTCAATGTTCTATGTCCAACGTTCAACGTTAAGACAAAACAGCAAGAGGATTGACGTTAATGTTTTTTCATGTTTATAATAGAACAAAAGAGATATACGGATAATGCGAGCTATGCGGCGCCAGAAAATATCCTTAAAAAAGATTGTGCATATTGTCTTGTGCTCTATTCTCATATTCAGTGGATTGAGCGCAGGGGTTCGTGCTGCCGACCTTACAGAGGAAGAGGCAAAGAAGCTTGTTCAGGATGTTGTTAAACGTGAAGGCAAGATGGAGTCCCTGGAGCGTTACCAGAAATATCCAAACTTCTATTATATAGGCTCGGACGAAAAGACCATAGAGAAGTACAGGAAACTCGAAGAAGCAGGATACGTAAAACTGAAGCTGATATCCGGGAAGGACCTGGAGAAGGGTTTGGATACGGCTTACGCCATTGAGTTTACAGAAAAGGCTGCCCCTTACCTTGTAAAGCCTGAAGGCGGGTCCGAAGACAGGGTATATATAGACCTCGCAAAGATAGATAATCTTGATGTCACGGGTGTCAAAAGGACTGCCCAGAAGGAATATAAGGCAGAGGTAATGCTTGGATACAAGGTGACGCCCTTCGGTGAAGTGTTGCTTGGCCGCGGGGTGAAGCTGGACCGCAAAGAGGATGCCTCCTTCGAAGCCCAGGACGACGGGTGGCGCGTCAAGTTCAAGTTCAATTTCTAACTTTATTCTTCAAAACAACCACCGTCTCTCGCAGAGCGCACAGAGGAATCAAGACCGGCGCATCTTTTTTTCCACTTGTTATGATGTTTTCTCAAACGCGCTTTTAGGCGCGTTGCAGATCGGGCAGTGCCAGTCGTCGGGTAACTTGTCGAAAGGAACCTTCTCAACCTTTTCATCGT carries:
- a CDS encoding rubredoxin — protein: MVYTCSVCGYQYDEKVEKVPFDKLPDDWHCPICNAPKSAFEKTS